In Mycobacterium sp. ITM-2016-00317, the genomic window CGCATCTGCGGAAAGTCGGGTCAGGTCGGTGGCGGCACACTCACCGCGATCACCGCGGTGTCGTCTTCCAGGCCCGCACCGAAGCCGTCGAGCAGGCGCTGTACCGCGGCCACGAAGGTCGGCGCGTCGGTGGGGCTCTCCCGGCGCGCGAAGTCGAGGAAGTCGTCGTGATCGTCGAAGCGCCGGTTCGGCCCGGTTCTGGCCTCGGTGAGCCCGTCGGTGTAGAGCACCAGCGTGTCGCCGGGCCCGAGATGGACCGTCCGCGCCACGAACCGCGGCTTCTTGAGAATGCCGACGGCCTGACCCCCGGTGGTGTGCACATACCGGGTCTGTCCCGACGCCGACATCAGCAGCGCAGGCGGGTGCCCGCCGCTGGCCAGTTCGACGTCGAACCCGTCGGCGGTCGGCGCGATCACCCCGAACAGCACGGTGCAGAAGTGGGGGTCGTCGCCGTGGAACTCGTGGCTGAGGACCGCGTCGAGGTTGTGCAGCACGGTGACCGGGTCGTCGTCGTAGGCCGCGGCGGCGCGCAGGGTGTAGCGGGTCAGCGACGTGACGGCGGCCGCGCCTGCGCCCTTACCCGACACGTCGCCGAGGAAGATGCCCCACTTGTGCCGCGTCAGCGGGAACAGGTCGTAGAAATCTCCGCCGACGTCGTCGGGGGACGCGGTGTGGTAGTGCGCCGCGGCCACCAGGCCGTCCGGCGGGGTCAGACTCGGTGGCACCAGCGAGCGTTGCAGGGTCGCGGCCAGCAGTTGCACGCGTTCACGTTCGCGGTCGGCGACGCGGCGCGCCTCCAGCAGCTGGCGTTCGTAGGAGCGCCGTTCCGTGGCGTCCTGCACGGTGATGCGCAACGCGACCGGGGCGCCGTCGGCGCCGGTCCTGACGTTGGCGGTGACGAAAACCGGTAGCCGCGAACCGTCTTCGCCGATCAGATCGAGGGTGATGCCGGTGAGGGAACCGGTCATCTGCAGCAGCGGGGCGAAATGCGTCTCGTAGTGGATCCGGCTGCCTGCGGCCAGCAGATCGGGAAACCGGCGTCCCGCCAACTCCTGCGGCGGATGCCCGACCCAGCCGGCGAACGTGTGGTTGGCCAGCGTGATGCGGCCGTCGGGGCCGGTGAGCAGCAGGCCGCACGGCGCGTTGTCGAAGAAATCGTCGACCGCGTCCGGAAAGTGCCGGCGCCGTGGGTCGGTCACAGGCTCTCGGCGAAGTCCGCGATGGCGGCCGCGGTCGCCTCGGGGACGCTCAGGTGGGGGCAGTGGCCCGCCGCGTCCAGCGTCACCAGCGTGCTGCCCTCGATGTGGGCGTGGCAGTAGGCGCCCACGTCACGGGGCGCCAGGGAGTCGTAGGCGCATTCGACGATCGTGGTGGGCACGGTGACGCGGGCCAGATCGGCCCGGTTGTCGGACAGGAACGTGGCGCGGGCGAATGTCAGCGCCCGGACCGGATCGGCGCGGCAGAACGTTTCTGCCAGTTCGGCTTCCAGCTCCGGGCGATCGGGGGTCCCCATGATCACCGGCGCCATCGCGCGCGACCAGCCCAGGTAGTTGCTCTCGATGGAATCCAGCAGTTCGTCGATGTCGGACCGGCTGAACCCGCCGCGGTACGGCCCGTCGTCCAGATAACACGGCGACGGGGTGAGCAGGACCAGCCCGGCGAACGCGGCGGGGGAGTCCGCGGCGGCGAGCACACCCATCATCGATGCCACCGAATGGCCGACGAACACGACGTCGCGCAGCTCCAGTTCGTCGACGATCGCCAGCACGTCGTCGGCGTACTGCTGCAGGCCGGTGTAGCGCTGCGCGTCCCAGGCCGACGGATCCGAGGCGCCCGAACCGACGTGGTCGAACAGGACGAGACGGAACCGGTCGGCCAGCAGCGGCACGACCAGCCGCCACAGATTCTGGTCGCAGCCGAATCCGTGGGCGAGCATGATCGGGCGGCCGTCGGCCCGTCCCGTCACCCGCACGTTGTTCTTGGAGCGGACGTCCATTCTGAGATGATCTCAGAACAGCCCGTCCCGCAGATCGTGTACCGAAAGCGCAATATGACCGACGAGATCAGCAGTCCTGCCTTTCCGCCCGGCCGCAGCGAAGTCGCCATCAGCACCCGAACGGTCGAGAACGCCGAGGTGGTGACCGTGTCGGGGGTGGTGGATGCCGCGACCGCTGCCGAGGTCACCGCGGCGCTGCAGCAGGTCTTCGACGCCGCCCCGGCGGCGGTGGTCATCGACCTGTCAGATGTGACGTTTCTGGCGTCGGCCGGGATGACGGTGCTGATCAAGGCCAGCGAGCAGGCCAGAGAACAGGCCGGATCCGCGGCCGGGTTCGCAGTGGTCGCCACCGGCTCGGCGACCAAGAGGCCGCTGACGCTCGTCGGCCTCGACGGCGAACTCAACCTGTGCGAGACCGTGGACGAGGCACTGCGGCGCGTGTCGTGACCGTCAGTCGTCGTCGAGCACGGAGAACGGCTGGGTAGGGTCCTCGACCACCGACAACTGGGCGGCCGACTCCGACGGCACC contains:
- a CDS encoding SpoIIE family protein phosphatase — its product is MTDPRRRHFPDAVDDFFDNAPCGLLLTGPDGRITLANHTFAGWVGHPPQELAGRRFPDLLAAGSRIHYETHFAPLLQMTGSLTGITLDLIGEDGSRLPVFVTANVRTGADGAPVALRITVQDATERRSYERQLLEARRVADRERERVQLLAATLQRSLVPPSLTPPDGLVAAAHYHTASPDDVGGDFYDLFPLTRHKWGIFLGDVSGKGAGAAAVTSLTRYTLRAAAAYDDDPVTVLHNLDAVLSHEFHGDDPHFCTVLFGVIAPTADGFDVELASGGHPPALLMSASGQTRYVHTTGGQAVGILKKPRFVARTVHLGPGDTLVLYTDGLTEARTGPNRRFDDHDDFLDFARRESPTDAPTFVAAVQRLLDGFGAGLEDDTAVIAVSVPPPT
- a CDS encoding alpha/beta hydrolase translates to MDVRSKNNVRVTGRADGRPIMLAHGFGCDQNLWRLVVPLLADRFRLVLFDHVGSGASDPSAWDAQRYTGLQQYADDVLAIVDELELRDVVFVGHSVASMMGVLAAADSPAAFAGLVLLTPSPCYLDDGPYRGGFSRSDIDELLDSIESNYLGWSRAMAPVIMGTPDRPELEAELAETFCRADPVRALTFARATFLSDNRADLARVTVPTTIVECAYDSLAPRDVGAYCHAHIEGSTLVTLDAAGHCPHLSVPEATAAAIADFAESL
- a CDS encoding STAS domain-containing protein, whose product is MISEQPVPQIVYRKRNMTDEISSPAFPPGRSEVAISTRTVENAEVVTVSGVVDAATAAEVTAALQQVFDAAPAAVVIDLSDVTFLASAGMTVLIKASEQAREQAGSAAGFAVVATGSATKRPLTLVGLDGELNLCETVDEALRRVS